A section of the bacterium genome encodes:
- a CDS encoding BamA/TamA family outer membrane protein, with protein sequence MKKIVYMFICLFFLYGIGTSSADFKIKSLHIYGNTRTRDKVILGRLRIKTGETISARKFTLIRKYFLREFFVNNIEFRLRPEQQRGDFALLVITKERGMFSINPIIGDNNVFGFYAGLGLDVYNILGYGNKLKLLFQAGGVDKRVLGLSNKWFGPGASLWFNAEYSGISFPYLFDDIESSKRLSTKSSKGSIGIHVTKELAIGAEAGRENVSFGDASFMISKSREDDISFYGFIGRIDTRDWPFYPSEGSLVTLDYKNWLINGSYLFKQMDLDMRSFSHLKSGSIVAVRIKMILSQGVVPFYKRVHMGGGNTLRGYRTGSVFGENGFLLSAEYRIPLLYVRRPFSGMNTGVLGVLFIDSGSAWFKHQAKKERVFYTSVGFGLHLVLGKLLLRAEYGYHGEGAGFLSAGTGVMF encoded by the coding sequence TTGAAAAAGATTGTTTACATGTTTATTTGTCTCTTTTTTTTATACGGCATCGGTACGTCATCTGCAGATTTTAAAATAAAATCACTGCACATATACGGAAATACAAGAACAAGGGATAAAGTAATTCTGGGAAGACTCCGAATAAAAACAGGAGAAACAATATCTGCAAGAAAATTTACCCTTATTAGAAAATATTTTTTAAGGGAGTTTTTTGTTAACAATATAGAGTTTCGTTTAAGGCCTGAACAGCAGAGAGGTGATTTCGCTCTTCTCGTTATTACAAAAGAGAGAGGGATGTTTTCAATCAATCCCATTATAGGAGATAATAATGTCTTCGGTTTTTACGCAGGCCTCGGATTGGATGTTTATAATATTCTTGGATATGGAAATAAGTTGAAACTTCTTTTTCAGGCAGGAGGTGTTGATAAACGGGTACTGGGTTTGAGTAATAAATGGTTTGGGCCCGGAGCTTCATTATGGTTCAACGCGGAGTACTCCGGTATTTCATTCCCCTATCTTTTTGACGATATTGAATCTTCGAAAAGGCTGAGTACAAAATCATCAAAGGGTTCGATTGGGATTCATGTTACGAAAGAATTAGCAATAGGTGCTGAAGCAGGGAGAGAAAATGTATCTTTCGGAGATGCATCTTTTATGATATCAAAAAGCCGTGAGGATGATATCTCGTTTTACGGGTTTATAGGGAGAATTGATACGCGGGACTGGCCCTTCTATCCGTCTGAGGGATCCCTTGTAACTTTGGATTATAAAAACTGGCTGATCAACGGTTCATATTTATTTAAGCAGATGGATCTGGATATGAGGAGTTTTTCCCATCTTAAATCAGGTAGCATAGTTGCAGTAAGGATCAAGATGATTTTATCTCAGGGGGTTGTCCCTTTTTATAAACGTGTTCACATGGGAGGCGGAAATACATTAAGAGGATACAGAACAGGATCTGTTTTTGGTGAAAACGGTTTTCTTTTAAGCGCTGAGTACAGAATCCCGCTGCTCTATGTGAGGAGGCCTTTTTCAGGAATGAATACAGGGGTTCTTGGTGTTTTGTTTATTGATTCGGGATCAGCCTGGTTCAAACATCAAGCGAAAAAGGAGCGCGTCTTTTATACATCTGTCGGTTTTGGATTACATCTCGTACTTGGTAAATTGCTGCTCAGAGCTGAATACGGATATCATGGAGAAGGTGCGGGATTTTTGAGCGCAGGTACAGGGGTGATGTTTTGA